The Candidatus Deferrimicrobiaceae bacterium genome window below encodes:
- a CDS encoding 4Fe-4S dicluster domain-containing protein — protein MFEGRDELTVIQEDIQRALAAADGKWAMLIDLRRCTACKSCTAGCVAEQKSPPGVVYRPVYEEESGSFPDVKRRFTPRPCQQCDNPPCVEACPNKGEGKATWKSTKGKSAGIVMINYGQCIGCGRCVIACPYKARTLDAGRLHTEGTPKEEEYEKSPTWEYGRKWPREKFHIPCGNARKCHFCYHRLKNGMVPMCVSTCICRANYFGDPEDTKSLIHKMIKENKVTVLAEVSSKGEAKLKNADLKDRSPSDIAGKIGYPGTTPSFARESKTKPRVYYILP, from the coding sequence ATGTTCGAGGGAAGGGACGAACTGACGGTCATCCAGGAAGATATCCAAAGAGCTCTTGCGGCCGCCGACGGCAAATGGGCGATGCTCATCGATCTCCGGCGCTGCACGGCGTGCAAGTCGTGCACGGCGGGCTGCGTGGCCGAACAGAAAAGCCCGCCGGGCGTCGTCTACCGGCCGGTCTACGAGGAGGAATCGGGCTCGTTTCCCGACGTCAAGAGACGGTTCACGCCAAGACCCTGCCAGCAGTGCGACAACCCTCCCTGCGTGGAAGCGTGCCCCAACAAGGGGGAGGGGAAGGCGACGTGGAAGAGCACGAAGGGGAAAAGCGCCGGCATCGTCATGATCAATTATGGGCAGTGCATCGGCTGCGGGCGCTGCGTGATCGCCTGCCCGTACAAGGCAAGGACCCTGGACGCGGGCCGCCTCCACACCGAGGGCACTCCCAAGGAGGAGGAGTACGAGAAGTCCCCCACCTGGGAGTACGGCCGGAAATGGCCCCGCGAGAAGTTTCATATCCCCTGCGGGAATGCCCGAAAGTGCCATTTCTGCTATCACCGGCTGAAGAACGGAATGGTCCCGATGTGCGTGAGCACCTGCATCTGCCGGGCGAACTACTTCGGGGATCCCGAAGATACAAAGAGCCTGATCCACAAGATGATCAAGGAGAACAAGGTCACGGTGCTGGCCGAGGTGTCGTCGAAGGGGGAGGCGAAGCTCAAGAACGCGGACCTGAAGGACCGGAGCCCGTCGGACATCGCCGGGAAGATCGGCTATCCGGGGACCACCCCGTCGTTTGCCCGGGAATCGAAGACCAAACCCAGGGTCTACTACATCCTGCCGTAG